A genomic segment from Pseudoxanthomonas sp. CF385 encodes:
- a CDS encoding ThuA domain-containing protein: MNLRGRASERSRACRWALLLVLACVLAACGADAPKIVVLIGGPASEGPGRHAYPEGIRQLQAMLEQDAPGRVSVKAYPDGWPSDPTALARADAVVLYFDGLDKHPLRDPAHRAVFDAAMQRGAGVVALHQASTVPEGDDFGLARWLGAVRVGTFDRTTQWTMLEPATHPITAGMMPFAYRDEFYPTFRGTGARTPLLQAVLHPQFRDGQPVLDDIAERTDVAWAHERADGGRGVVFSGAHYLETLAQPAVRRLLLNAILWTAHAEVVDAPVASSTLAAPAATGEPGQVRRATFHADAARTGWRRDESVLTPAVVGAKDFGLVWESPPLDADNGSEARLYASPLYVDRLAITAGPQTGERFDVVIAASNNGHVYAINASRQGDVAPGRILWKTRLGEPCRLQPAPLDGVPTGILSTPVVDVAQGRLYVTHCDPEHRWRAYALDLGSGRVLPGWPVTLDEATFNRLNANAGPSRVPPKRKFDFRVQRGALNLSPDGSQLYVVFGESETGWIAAVDTRSPRVSGAFAAVAMPHRGSGGIWGAGGPAVDAKGNVYVVTGSGFGGYQDADGDWAQSVLKLASTAQGGLALRGTYTPFNYCTSAERDIDLGSGGVALFPADAADGTRKLMTVGGKQGNVYLLDRERLPGRLDRRPPCSTDAASDGSLLAPTPQRPFGTRGPLNVFGPYSEDDAALDLARARSVPAVFSAADGTAYVFVTGNTKQAPGSSTSIAPSVVRLRVDRSAPDAPFLRVDKVHPSLVLGNPGSPVVTSRGAEDALVWILDENAPRSASLHGADAPRPVLYALDARSLDIVWQSAPGELFTSGKYNEPAFGGGQVFVGTDRIQAFGRGGKRITDRVPVATATQEAAVDARLVGVPAATLYTQRCAACHDHPQGNIPPRAVIAARPHPRIVDALSRGVMRPHAAGLSAQQIDDLARYLKQ; encoded by the coding sequence GTGAACCTGCGCGGGCGCGCATCCGAGCGGTCGCGCGCCTGCCGTTGGGCGCTGCTGCTCGTGCTTGCGTGCGTGCTGGCCGCCTGTGGTGCGGATGCGCCGAAGATCGTCGTGCTTATCGGCGGGCCCGCCAGCGAAGGTCCTGGGCGGCACGCGTATCCCGAAGGCATCCGCCAGCTGCAGGCGATGCTGGAACAGGACGCGCCGGGCCGCGTCAGCGTGAAGGCTTATCCCGACGGTTGGCCGAGCGATCCGACCGCGCTCGCGCGGGCCGATGCGGTGGTTCTGTATTTCGATGGCCTGGACAAGCATCCGCTACGTGATCCTGCGCATCGCGCCGTCTTCGATGCCGCCATGCAGCGGGGTGCCGGCGTCGTCGCGCTGCACCAGGCCTCGACGGTGCCGGAGGGCGACGACTTCGGCTTGGCGCGCTGGCTGGGTGCGGTGCGCGTCGGCACGTTCGACCGCACCACGCAGTGGACGATGCTGGAGCCGGCCACGCATCCGATCACGGCGGGCATGATGCCGTTCGCCTACCGCGACGAGTTCTATCCCACTTTCCGCGGCACCGGCGCGCGAACGCCCTTGCTGCAGGCGGTGCTGCACCCGCAGTTCCGCGACGGCCAGCCGGTGCTGGACGACATCGCCGAACGCACCGACGTGGCCTGGGCCCACGAGCGCGCCGACGGCGGCCGCGGCGTCGTTTTCAGCGGTGCGCATTACCTCGAGACGCTCGCGCAGCCGGCGGTACGCCGCCTGCTGCTCAACGCCATCCTGTGGACGGCGCATGCCGAGGTGGTGGATGCGCCCGTAGCGTCGTCCACGCTCGCCGCGCCTGCCGCAACCGGCGAGCCGGGCCAGGTGCGCCGCGCCACCTTCCATGCCGATGCCGCGCGCACCGGCTGGCGTCGCGACGAATCGGTGCTGACACCGGCGGTGGTCGGCGCAAAGGATTTCGGCCTCGTGTGGGAGTCGCCGCCGCTCGATGCCGACAACGGCAGCGAGGCACGCCTCTATGCATCGCCGCTGTATGTCGACCGGCTGGCGATCACCGCCGGTCCGCAGACCGGCGAGCGCTTCGACGTGGTCATCGCGGCCAGCAACAACGGCCATGTCTACGCCATCAATGCCTCGCGCCAGGGCGACGTGGCACCGGGACGTATCTTGTGGAAGACGCGGCTCGGCGAACCCTGCCGCTTGCAACCCGCGCCGCTCGACGGCGTGCCCACCGGCATCCTCAGCACGCCCGTCGTCGACGTGGCGCAGGGCCGGCTGTACGTCACCCATTGCGATCCCGAGCATCGCTGGCGCGCGTACGCGCTCGACCTGGGCAGCGGCCGCGTGCTGCCGGGCTGGCCGGTGACGCTGGACGAGGCCACGTTCAACCGCCTCAATGCCAACGCAGGCCCGTCCCGCGTGCCGCCGAAGCGCAAGTTCGATTTCCGCGTGCAACGTGGCGCGTTGAACCTCAGTCCCGACGGCTCGCAGCTCTACGTCGTGTTCGGCGAATCCGAGACCGGCTGGATCGCCGCGGTCGATACGCGCTCGCCACGCGTCAGTGGCGCGTTCGCCGCCGTCGCCATGCCGCACCGAGGCAGTGGCGGCATCTGGGGCGCAGGCGGTCCCGCCGTCGATGCGAAAGGCAATGTCTACGTCGTCACCGGCAGCGGCTTCGGCGGCTACCAGGACGCGGACGGCGACTGGGCGCAATCGGTGCTGAAGCTGGCGTCGACGGCGCAGGGTGGCCTCGCGCTGCGCGGCACGTACACGCCGTTCAACTACTGCACCAGCGCCGAGCGGGATATCGATCTGGGCTCCGGTGGCGTTGCGCTGTTCCCCGCGGATGCCGCAGACGGTACACGCAAGCTGATGACGGTCGGCGGCAAGCAGGGCAATGTCTATCTGCTCGACCGCGAGCGCCTGCCCGGCAGGCTCGACCGGCGTCCGCCGTGCAGCACCGATGCGGCCAGCGACGGGTCGTTGCTCGCGCCGACACCGCAACGACCGTTCGGCACGCGTGGGCCCCTCAACGTGTTCGGACCGTATTCCGAGGATGATGCTGCGCTGGATCTTGCCCGCGCGCGCTCGGTGCCTGCCGTGTTCAGCGCCGCGGACGGCACCGCGTATGTCTTCGTCACCGGCAATACCAAGCAGGCCCCTGGTTCGTCGACCAGCATCGCGCCTTCGGTGGTGCGCCTGCGGGTGGACCGGTCCGCGCCCGACGCACCGTTCCTGCGCGTCGACAAGGTGCATCCTTCCCTGGTGCTCGGTAACCCCGGTTCGCCGGTGGTGACCAGTCGCGGCGCCGAGGATGCGCTGGTCTGGATCCTCGACGAGAACGCGCCGCGCTCCGCCTCGCTGCACGGCGCCGATGCGCCGCGGCCGGTGCTGTATGCGTTGGATGCGCGATCGCTCGACATCGTGTGGCAGAGCGCCCCGGGCGAGCTGTTCACCAGCGGCAAGTACAACGAACCGGCATTCGGCGGCGGCCAGGTCTTCGTCGGCACCGACCGCATCCAGGCGTTCGGTCGGGGCGGCAAGCGCATCACCGATCGCGTGCCCGTGGCCACCGCAACGCAGGAGGCAGCGGTCGATGCGCGCCTGGTCGGCGTGCCGGCCGCCACCTTGTACACGCAGCGCTGCGCCGCCTGCCACGATCATCCGCAAGGCAATATTCCCCCTCGCGCGGTGATCGCCGCGCGCCCCCACCCCCGCATCGTCGATGCGCTCAGCCGCGGCGTGATGCGTCCGCATGCGGCCGGCCTGAGTGCGCAGCAGATCGACGACCTGGCCAGGTATCTCAAGCAATGA